The candidate division KSB1 bacterium region CGACTGGTAAACTTCTCCGCGCTGAACGTGGAGGAAGTAGAAGTCCTGACCGGCGGCGACGCGCGCTACGGCGGTTTCCAGGCGGCGCTCATCAATGTGACCACACCGGAAGGCTCAATGAAGGACTACGCGGGGACCGCCGAGTGGCGAACCGACCGCGCGTTCCAGACCTACAGCTTCAACACCGACCAGTACGATTACTCCCTGTCGGGACCGGTGCCGTTTGCCGACAAATTGCTCGGCGCGAAGAAGCTGAGCTTCTTCGCCTCGGGCACGTCCAAGCTGACCAACACTTATACGCCATACAGCGTGCAGCGCGACGCCAACGATTACCTCGGCGTCGGCCTGGATGTCCCCGAACGGCAGTCCAATGACTACTCCGCGTTCCTCAAGCTGACCTACCGGCTGTCGGGAAACAAGAAGATGAACTTGTCCTACAACCGCGATTACTCGCTGTGGGACATCTACCCGGACGGCGAAGCGGCTATCGGCGGCAATTACGGCTGGACCTATAAGTACAACGTCGCCAATCGCCCGTACGCGAAGAACACGCGGCAGTCCGTCAATCTGGCCTTCTCGCACAACATTTCGAAGAATACGTTCTACGAGATCACGGTCGGCAATTTCCGCACGACGACGCAAATCCGGCCGCGCGGCAAGAACCCGGACCAATTCACGCTCGCGGATGACGTCGAAGACCAGAGCGTGCTCGACGGAGCCACGGTCGGCGACACGGATAACAATGGCTTCCTCGACGGCTATATCGACGCCAACCGCAATGGACGCTATGATGGTACCGGTGAAGGTTACGAGGACATCAACCAGAACGGACAGTGGGACCGCGGCGAAGATTTCGTGGACCTGAACGGCAACGGACTTTACGATGCCGCGGAGCCGTGGATCGATCGCGCCAACCCGCAGGGGGTCAACAATCTCGGCGTGTTCGACGCGTGGGATCCGTTCGTTGACCTGAACGGGAACGGCCGCTGGGATCCGGCCGAACCGCAGCTGTCCGAGCAGGACTGGAACCAGAACGGCGCGTGGGACGGCGAACGCTTCAACGATGCCAACGGCAACGGTCGCTATGACGGCGCCGGCGAGGGTTACGACGACAAGAACCGCAGCGGTGACATCGATCGCAAAGATCTCTACGCCATGAGCCAGGACGACCCGGACGTTCCCGAACCTTACGTGGATGGCGACTACTGGCACGATACCGGAGAGCCGTTCATCGATGAGCCGAACGCGTTCGGTTATTACAACGGACGCTGGGATGAGGGTGAGGTGTTCTTTGATCTCCCGTCGTCCTATAATGGCCCGTTCTCGCCGCGCTTCCAGGCGTCGTTGAACAACCGCTATGACGCGCCCAACGGAGCGTTTGACGAGTACGAATTGTGGACCTATCCGGCCGCGGAAGCTTATGGGTCCGATCCGCGCTTCCCCGTGCTATATACGTGGGAGGACGTGCGCTTCGGAATTCGCGAGTTCGGGGCGCAGTGGATCAACGCTCCTGTGGATCTCGTGACGGGGTACCCGGGGTACTTCCTGTATGATCCCGATCATTCCACCTGGACCAACGCGACGCTGGATGACCGGGATCGACCGATTGCGGATTTCCCCGATCGCGTGTGGAATTCAGCCGATGCGGGAACCGATTCCCGCCCCGGTCAGCTCGAAGCCTACGAAGACTACAACGGCAACGGCGTCGCGGATCGCTTCACGGACGGCTTCCTGAATCCGGGCTGGTGGGATGCCAACGCCTTCTGGCAGAACCGCGAAGCCACCGAGTGGGCCGGGAAGATGGACGTGACCAGCCAGGTCAACAAGTTCCACGAGTTGAAGTCGGGGATCGAGATGAAGTTCCGTGACCTGGACATGCAGTCGATCATCGGACCGGATCAGCCGTACGATAACCCCGATGTCCCGCTGCCGCCGGACGCGCCGTATGCGGGCCGCGGAGCCAAGCGCGACTTCTATACCCAGCAGCCGACCGAAGGCTCGCTCTATTTTCAGGACAAGATGGAATTCGAGGGCATGATCGTGCGCGCGGGGCTGCGCAGCGACTTCATCGTACAATCCGATGAATTTCTGCAGGCCACGCAGGACCTGATCGATGCCGAACAGCCGGGCGCATTGCTGGCGAAACGCGGCCGGTTCGTAGTCGCGCCCCGGCTCGGAATTTCGCACCCGATTTCCACCAAGTCCAAGCTGTATTTCAACTACGGCCACTACTATCAGGCGCCGTCGTTCGAGTACTTCTATCGCTCGGCAACCGTGAACATCGCGCCCAACACCGAAATCGGGAACCCGAATCTTGAGTACGAAAAGACGGTTTCCTACGAATTGGGCGTGAACACGGAGTTCACCGAGGATTGGGTGATCGACGTGGCCGGTTATTACCGTGACGTGTATAATCAGATCGGAACGGTGGAACAGCGCGTCGGACCGGTCACGCTGAACCGCTACTTCAATCTCGGTTACGGTCGCGCCCGCGGGTTCGAATTTTCACTGTCGAAGAAGCTGTCCAATATGTGGGCACTCACGGCCAACTACGACTTCTCCTATGCTTACGGCAAGGAATCGGCGGCCACCGAGGGCCTCACGCAACGGCAGAACTCGCAGGTGGAAAACCGCGACGAGCATCCGCTGGGCTGGGATGAGACCCACCGCGTCTCGGCGTTCCTCACGTTGTTAATGGGCCAGAAGGACAAGAAGCATCTGTTCGGGCTGCGGCTGCCGTCCGACTGGCTGGCGACGGCCGAGTATTCCTACGGCTCGGGCCTGCCCTACACACCGTCAACGTACACCACGGGCAAGAAGGCCAATCTGATTCTGGCCAACTCGGCCCGCTATCCGATGACGACCCGGACCGACCTGAAGGTTGACAAGTTCTGGACATTGAACCGGAATCTGAAGCTCACGACCGGCGTTGAAATCTATAATCTGTTCGACAAGAAGAACGTCCGCGAGCTGTACGCCGAAACGGGCAACGCCCACGACGCCTCGCATAAAGAGAATCAGGACGCGCGCGAAGACGACAATCTGGGCAAGGATGTCGATCACAATCCGCGCAACTACGGGTCGCCGCGCCAGATCATGCTGCACTTCCGGCTGGCCTTCTAAGCCCATGACAGCGCGCAGTGCATCCCCCAATCAGGTACGCTTGCAAACCTGCAATTCACCCCAGTGCGGTCATCCGGCCGGCACTCACGGTCCCGATATCCGGAGTAGAATGGCAAATATGACGAAATTTTTCGGCTCGCTTGGGAGCCTGCTCCTGGTCGGTCTGCTGATCGGCTGCACCAGCCCGACGTCCCACAAACCGGAGCCGCCCACCCCGAAGCGCGACGGCGTACCGCTCGACCGAACGCTGACGGAGATCTTCCCGTCCGCCACGGGCAAGCCGTGGTTGATCGATTCCGACTGGGTGATCGGCCCGGACGATGTAGTGCGGATTCACGAGGGTACGGAGTTCATCTTCGACATCAATCCCAGCGACACAATCGGCCCGGTGTGGGTGGACGTGCAAGGTCAGTTGATCGCCGATGGCTCGCCCGACGCGCCGATTATCTTCACGACGGCGTTCGTGGACAAGGATCGCGGGCACTGGCGCGGCTTCAAGCTGCGCAACCCCGATCCGGCGCGCGGGTCCGTGTTCGAACATTGCGTGTTTGAATACGGCGCCTATTTCGACGTGGATACGGTGTCCGATCGCGGGACGGACGCTCAGCTCTATCGCGGGATGCTCTCGATCATCAACAGCAGCCCGCGCATCGAACGCTGCGTCGTGTACTACAATCAGAACAACGCGGTGTTTATCAGCGGCCAGAACGCGCGGCCGACGATCCGGTTCAACATTTTCACGGAAAACGACGCCTCGGCGGTCCGCGCGGATACGCTCGTCGATCTGGACGAGATCGTGCTGGCCTACAACGACGTCGCGGACAACTCGGCCATCGCGTTCCTGATGGGTTACGATAGCACGCGATTCGGCAAGTTCACGCAGGTGAATTCGAATCTGGATAGTTGCGACCAGTTCTTCAACGTCGAGATCTCGCCGCTGTTTGTCGATGCGCCCAACGGCGATTTCGGGCTGCAACCCTGCTCGCCCGCGATCGATGCCGGTCCAACCGACTCGCCGCAATTCAACGATGCGGACGGCACCCGGGCGGACATGGGGATCTCGCCCTATTTGCAATCGCCGGGCGAATTGCGCGGCGTGCTGGCGGGAACGGACATCGTGCTGGATCCGGCCGTTGCCTATCGCATGTCCTGCGATTTGCGCGTGAATTTCGGACAGACGCTGACGATCCCGGCGGGAACGACCATCGAAATCAACGACGTTTACGACATCGAAGCGTTCGGTCGAATCCGCTGCATGGGCACCGCCGACAACCCGGTGCGCTTCTGGCGGCAGGGCGGCACGAATTCGTGGGGGACGATGACGATTCACGAAGTCGATAGCATGCAACGGCGGCCGGCACCGTGGACCTTCCCCTCCGAGTTCCGCTATACGGAATTCGTCAATTATCAATCGATCAACATCGAGAAACCGGGCGCGGTGTTTGAAGCCTGCAAATTCGAGCGCGGCTTCTTCTATGGCGCCTGGGTGAATCTGCCCAGCAAGAACATCGAAGACAGTGTCAATTTCAGCTATTGCGACTTCCTCGAGTGCGGAGCCTTCGGGCTGGTGATCGCGGAAAGCCCGGCCGGAGTCCGCAACTGCAAAGTCGTGCACGCGAAGGGGCGCGGGATCACCGTGTGGAAGGGCGGCGACAAGGTCGCGATCTCGAATTGCATCGTCGATGCGTGCAGCACGAGCGGCATCGTCATCGAAGTGCACGCGCATCCGCTGATTCTCAACAACTCCATTCGCGATTGCGGTTACTACGGACTCCAGATTACCGACCAATCCCGGCCGGTGGTGATGAACACGATCGTCGTCAACTCGGCACGCTATGGGGTTTACACCTACGCCAGCGCGCTTCCGTATCTGGACTACAACTGCTTCTTCAATAACTACACGCTGGGGAATCAGAATCTGAATTTCGGTCCGCCGGAATCCGGCGGCGATACGTTGGATTCGTTCAACGACGTCACGGATAATCCGCTGCTCGGCGCCGATTTCCAGCTGGGAGCCGGTTCCCCGGCCATTGACGCCGGCAATCCCGAAGCGCCATACAACGACGTGGACGCGTCCCGCAATGACATGGGCGCCTTCGGCGGCCCGCAGGGCGGCCGCGTCGGTCGGTTCAGTCTGCCCCGCAACCCGCACACCTTGGCCGCCAAATGAGTCATCGATTCGAACAAACGGGCTGGCACGCTGCTTTGAGTCCGATGGGAGGTTTGACTTCTATGCACAGGAACATGAAGGTCGGTCTCATGCTGGCCGCCCTCGCGCTCGGCTGGTCGTCAACGGCGCTCGCGCGCAATGACGCCTTCAATCCGGATCGCGTACGCGGCCCGGTCCGGCCCGCGGTCAGCAACCCGAATATTGAGAACCGCGTCCACGACAAAGGCCGGATGTGCATGAACGTCACCAACTACGGGTACTTCGGCAACTCCGACCCGTCACAGGACGCCCTGCCCAACCCGTGCCCGCCGGGCAACTGGGCCGAACAGTGCGAGTATCCCTGCGGCGGCGATCAGAACTATCTGTATCAGGCCGGGCTGTGGATCGGCGCACTGATTGTCGAAGAGGGCTTTGAAACCAAGCGCGTCAGCGTCGGCGTGGACGGCTGGCTGAATCCGTCGGTCAACGAGTTCTGGCCGGGGGAAGGCTCGGCGGGCGGAATTACCGAGCGGTCGATCCGTCCCGGTTCGACGAACTGTCTCGGCGTGATGGTCAGCGATCCCGCGGCCGTCTCCGACCAGGATTTCATCGCCGCGATGGCCGATACACTGCGCGACGATTTCTGGCTGACCGACGATCCGGTCGATGGTAAACACAGGCCGCTCGGTCTGAAAATTACGCAGACATCCTATTCCTTCAGTCAGGCGTTCGCGGAAGATTTCATCCTGATTGACTACGAAATCGAGAATATCGCCTCGAACTTCCTGAAGAACGTGTATGTCGGTCTGTATGTCGATGCCGATGTCGGCGACAAGAACCTCTTCAACGAGCATACAGACGACATCTGCGGGTTCCGCCGGTCCACACGCGAGGCGTCGCCGAATGGCGAAGACGTGCTCGTGCCGATCGACGTGGCCTGGATTGCCGATAACGACGGGCGTCCGTCAACGCGGGGCAGCGGAGCGCTGACGTGTCCGAATGTGACCGGAACGCGAGTAATTCGCGGGCCGAATCCGCGGCTCGAGACCTCATTCAATTGGTGGATATCGAACAGCGACCAGTCATTGGACTTCGGACCGTTCTGGGATATCCACTGCGATAATCCGCTCGATCCGCTCTATTGGAACCGCACGCTCGGCACCCCGATGGGTGACGAACACAAGTATCAGATTCTGAGCAATACGGAGTTTGATCCGGATCAACTCTGGGTCTGCGATATGGCCGCCGCGCCGCCGCAAATCATCGATCCGCCGGGAGGGAATCCCGATGATACCGTCCGAACGTGGGCCGTGTGCGACCCGTCCACCGAACAAGCGGATATCTGCAACGGCTACGATACGCGCTACCTGCTGTCCTGGGGGCCGCTCGGGATTCGTGACTATCAGGACCAGACCGGTCGGTGGATCTACCGCCTGAATCCGGGCGAGAAGTTCAATATGACCATCGCCTACGTCGGCGGCGAGAATTTCCACGATCCGACGCATCCGCAGAACGGCAATGAAGTCATCGACTCCACGCTGTTCAATTTCGCCGATCTCGAATTGAATGCGCGGTGGTCGAAAGATGTCTATGACAACCGCGGGACCGATACCCCGCAGTGGGACTGGGGTAACGATCACATTGACGGCACGGCGGATGATGACGGCAGCGAGGGCGATGGCATCCTGGATACCGGTGACGGCTGGTACGGGGAAGACGTCGGGAATGACGGCCTCTACACCGAAGTGCCCTCCGGTTTCCGGCCCGGTATCGACAGCGTCGTCGTGACCTATTGGAAGGGTACGCGCTGGGAGAAATTTGCCGGATATTATCGCGGTCCGGATGCGGGTGAACGTGACGGCATCATTTCCGCCGTCAATAACAGCTTCTTGTTCCCGGAAACGGGAGGCGCGGGCACTGAAGACGGAATTATTCCCTTCGATCTGGCCTACGAGCATCCCGTCTATCGTTACTGGGATATGGGGTGGATGAGCGGGAACGGGTTGCTGGACCAAGGGGACGGTTTGCCGGACTTCACGGGTCCGCCTCCGCCGCGACTCCCCGCGCTGTTGCATTGTGTGGAGAACACCAGCAACGCTTCCGCGCATCTGGGCGGCGTGGTGCGATCTCAACAGAACGGCACTTGCTTTACCGGCGGTCTGGGCTATGAACTCCTCAACACGGCGGTCACCCTGCGCTGGTCCAAACGCGCATCGGAAGACCCGGACTACGTGGATCCGTTCTCCCGCGTGCAGGACTTTGAAGGCTATCGTATTCATCGCGGCACGACACCGTTGGATACGTCGTTCTCCTTGCTCGCCGAATACGACCTGATCGACTTTGCCTACTTCTCGTCCACGGATTCGATGATGACGATTCCGATCGTCACCACGCGTCCCGATACGCTGCCGCAGGATACGACGATTCTCGAAGTTCAGGGCACGCTCAAGCCCTATGGCAACAACACCGGACTGCAAGATATCATCCGCGACGACTCGACGTATCAATTCACCGAGTCCGCGCATCCGCTGGCGCCGCTGTACTACTCGGTGACGGCGTTCGACTTCGGAGATCCGAAATCCGGGTTAGGCTCGCTGGAAACCCGTCCGACCGCCAACGCCGTGCTGCTGGCTCCTGCCGGCACACCCAAAGAGCCGGTCAAGGTCGTGCCGAATCCCTACCGTGCGTATGAAGACTACACGGTGTCCTCGCTGGGAATCAGCTGGGAAAATCAGAATGACGGGACCAAAGACTTCTACGCGCAGCAGGATCGTCGCATCGAGTTCATCAATCTGCCGGAGAAGTGCCTGATCCGCGTGTTCACGACCGCCGGGGACCTGGTCCAGATTATTCCTCACAATACCGACGGTGACAAGAGCGCCTGGGCGTCGATGGCTTCTGAACGCTGGGACCTCAACTCGCGCAATCGTCAACAGGTCGTTTCGGGGATCTACCTGTACTCCGTCGAAAACCTGACCGACGGTCATGGTTACGAAATCGAGACCGGCAAATTCGTTATCATCCGCTAAGCCGTGGCCAATCCCCTCAACCCAATCAACGCTCCTGCATCCTTGATATACGGAAGGATTCTCCCATGATGCGATGGACTTCCCTTGCTCTTCTTGCCGCGCTGTGTCTCCTGCCGGAATTCGGCTGGGCACAGGCCAAAGTGGGAACCGCCGGTGTGCAGTTTCTTAAGATCAGCCCGAGCTGCCGAGCGGTCGGAATGGGCGAAGCGTATGTGGCCGTCGCCAACGACGCCTCCGCTATTTTCCATAACCCGGGCGCGCTGGCCCGGATCGCGGAACCGCATGCCACGCTCAGCTATATCGATTACGCCGCGGGTTTGCAGTATGGCTATATCGGAATGTCGCAACCGATGAAGAAACTGAACGGAACGGTCGCCGCCTCCGTGGTCTATCTGACCACGGACGAAATGGAAGAGACGACGTCCCTCCAGCCACAAGGTACGGGCCGGACGTTCACCGCGGGCGACATGGCCGTCGGACTCAGCTACAGCCAGCAACTGACGAACAAGTTCTCGGTCGGCGGAACGCTGAAAGTCATCAATGAATCGCTCGCCGACAAGTCCGCGACCGGTTGGGGCGCCGATCTCGGGACGTACTATTACACCGGCTGGCGCAGCGTCCGGCTGGCGATGTTGACCTCGAATTTCGGTCCGGACATGAACTTCGTGGACAATCCGTTCCCGCTGCCGATGAATTTCACGTTCGGCATGGCCGGCTACATCATGAACTCCGGTCCGCGCGATTTCTGGACCGGCTCCGATTCGGTCGGTTGCCATGCCGTGCTGCTGTCGGGCGCCTGGTCGCATCCCAACGACAACCTTGAAGTCTATAATGTCGGGCTCGAATACGGTTTCGCGAATTCGGCCTTCCTGCGCTTCGGCAAAAAGATAAACGGCCTGACCCGCAAAGGTTGGGACGAATATCAGCGCAAGATCGAAGCCGGGGAAGACGCGACGAGCGAGAACCCGTTTTATGAGTATCCGCTGTTCTCGAAAACCGGAAAGTTCTTCCAGAACGGCGCCTCGGTCGGCGCCGGACTGAAGTTCGACAAGATAGGACTGACCATTGACTATGCCTTCAACGGCATCGCCTATCTCGACAACATCCACCGGTTTTCGCTCGGGTACCGTTTCAACCGACCGCTGTTTTGATCCGCGACCTCAGGAGATCCCCCATGAGAAACACAAAATACTTCCTTGCGGCTTGCGCGGTGCTGATTGCGGTATTCGTCTTTGATGGCTGTGACCGCCTAACCGGCGACGCGAACCCGAATGCCGCCCCCGACGTCCGATTCGTGAATACCCCGATGGATACGTCCACCTTCAATTATGCCCCGATCGTGTACTGGATTGGTTACGATTCGGACGGTCTGATCAGCGGCTACGAGTACTACGACGACTCGACCGAAGCCGCGCGCGAGGCCTATCGGCAGGATCGCACGACGCCGGGAACCTTGAAAGCCTACATCGACGCGATCCCGGCGGACGACTGGGTGCGCACGTCACGCACGCAAGAGACGATCTATCTCGGAACGGCCGCCGGAGAAACGAAGGAACACGTCTTTATCGTGCGGGCGATCGACGACAAAGAAGCGCGCTCGCTGCCCAAAGTGCGCACGTATTTCCGCACCAACGTAGCGCCCGACCCGCCGCTCGTCAAGTGGTCGCAGTCGGCGGACGAGGTCGCATTTGCCCGCGTTATCGTGATTGCGGAGACGCTGTTCTGGGGCGATACGGTCAGCACGACCTATCCCGGAATCGAGTTTCTCTGGCAAGGCAATGATGCCGACAGCCGCGACCTCAATATCATTCCCCTCGAATTCAGCTATGCGCTCGTGCGCTTGCCGAACGACACGATCCCGCACCCGATCTACGGTGACAGCCTGAATATTGTCGGCTACGAAGGCGGCTGGAGTCCGTGGTCGGAGGACGCCTCCGTTGTGTTCTTTGGCCAGGAAACGGGTGACTACGTGCTAACGTTGCGTGTGCGCGATGACGGCTTGACCCTGTGCCATCCTGATTCCTTCGCCTACGCGTATTTCAAGGCCATCAAGCCGACGTTCGCGTACCAGTTGCTGATCGTAGACGAAACGTCGATCCCCACCAACAACGAACTCAATCTGTTCGGCGCGCGCAATGCCGACTCCGTGATGGCCTTCTACTACGACCTCGTGCCGCAGGCGTTTCACATCGCCGAGCTGTTCAGGTCGATGGCGTATGATTCGCTGATCCCGACGCCGTTTGAGGACTACGAGATTCAACCGGCCGGAAGTGGCGCGCAGGTGCAGGAGTTCGACAACAAGAACGTCAACGATGGACACACGATTCCGTATGGCTTGATCGGACAGTTCAAGTGGGTGTGGGTCATTCACGATAACAATGCCAACAATACGGATGACATCGGTGTGGACGCCCGTCAGCACGTGATGGACCGTTACCTCCGAGTCGGCGGGCAGATCATGCTGTCGGGACGACGCCTGTTTTCCGGTGGGTACCTGCTGGCCGAAGGCGGCGAACAACCGCTTTCCGCGCAGGACAACGGCACGTTCTTCACGACGTTTTTCAACCTCAATACGGTGTCCGCCAAGTCGCAATGGGGGACCGCGCAACCGCCACCCGAATTCTCGGGAGCTACGACGTCGAACACCTTCCTGCCCGACCTGAAGGTTGACACCGCGGTCTGTGCATCGCTCAACTGGCGGGGTCGGCATTTCCCGAATCTCACGGAAATCGACTACTTCAGCCGGGCGACCAGTCAGACCAGCTACGACCTTTCGCTCACGCTCTACGATTACAACTCGGCAACCCGTGATGCGAGCTACGACACCACGAACGTGGACTGCAGAGTGCACGCGTCCTCGCCGTCCGTGGCCTACCTGCAGCCGGCGCCCGGCCACAACATCATTTTCCAGGTGGACCGGATTTTCAACGTGACGCGGGATGTCTATGCGCAGTTCCTCTGGATGGACCATGGCGGACCGTTTGACTCCGCCAGAATCGTTTGTTCGACACCCGAGCAGGCGGGTGCGTGGCTGACCAGCGATTCGCTTCAAGTTGACTACGTTTTCAGCCCGATCTCGGTGAATCACAACAAGCCGGTGGCCTGTCACTTCCAGAAGCATGAAGTGGTGCAGACTCGTGATCCGCGAAATCCGAACGCCTTTCTCTTCCAGTTGGCCGTGTTGTACCGGACATCGCTATTTACCTTCCCGTTCTCCTTCCTGGATACCACCGAGCAGGAGATCCTGCCGCAATTCGGACCGATGAATCCGGTAGCGTATATGGTCGCGAACGAGATCATCAACTTCAATTTGCCGCGAAATCTCGGTGATTTCAATTTTGATTTCAGCCGAGACCGCCCCGGTCCGGTCGGCCCGGTGCGATGAGGGCGCCTACGCCGTAACAGACGACGAACAAAGGCCGCGGGCAACAGCCCCGCGGCCTCTCTCTTCATAAACTCCGGGATGATGCTGAAGCGCTGGAATACGTATCGTGT contains the following coding sequences:
- a CDS encoding TonB-dependent receptor encodes the protein MNRCHWLPFALLLLLLVSLPLELLAGPGKIAGTILDENKEGVIGAAVMIVQTNQGSVANIQGDYTILNVQPGSYTVRISSVGYGTQVFNGVTVSGDLTTTLNATLRDEAIQVEEQEIIYKAPTVKADVPNKEIRFNQDDFKSRAVTNIKDMLTKQPGFKVDQEGAIHVRGGREHEVLVAVDGQAYRDPLVNSSKRLVNFSALNVEEVEVLTGGDARYGGFQAALINVTTPEGSMKDYAGTAEWRTDRAFQTYSFNTDQYDYSLSGPVPFADKLLGAKKLSFFASGTSKLTNTYTPYSVQRDANDYLGVGLDVPERQSNDYSAFLKLTYRLSGNKKMNLSYNRDYSLWDIYPDGEAAIGGNYGWTYKYNVANRPYAKNTRQSVNLAFSHNISKNTFYEITVGNFRTTTQIRPRGKNPDQFTLADDVEDQSVLDGATVGDTDNNGFLDGYIDANRNGRYDGTGEGYEDINQNGQWDRGEDFVDLNGNGLYDAAEPWIDRANPQGVNNLGVFDAWDPFVDLNGNGRWDPAEPQLSEQDWNQNGAWDGERFNDANGNGRYDGAGEGYDDKNRSGDIDRKDLYAMSQDDPDVPEPYVDGDYWHDTGEPFIDEPNAFGYYNGRWDEGEVFFDLPSSYNGPFSPRFQASLNNRYDAPNGAFDEYELWTYPAAEAYGSDPRFPVLYTWEDVRFGIREFGAQWINAPVDLVTGYPGYFLYDPDHSTWTNATLDDRDRPIADFPDRVWNSADAGTDSRPGQLEAYEDYNGNGVADRFTDGFLNPGWWDANAFWQNREATEWAGKMDVTSQVNKFHELKSGIEMKFRDLDMQSIIGPDQPYDNPDVPLPPDAPYAGRGAKRDFYTQQPTEGSLYFQDKMEFEGMIVRAGLRSDFIVQSDEFLQATQDLIDAEQPGALLAKRGRFVVAPRLGISHPISTKSKLYFNYGHYYQAPSFEYFYRSATVNIAPNTEIGNPNLEYEKTVSYELGVNTEFTEDWVIDVAGYYRDVYNQIGTVEQRVGPVTLNRYFNLGYGRARGFEFSLSKKLSNMWALTANYDFSYAYGKESAATEGLTQRQNSQVENRDEHPLGWDETHRVSAFLTLLMGQKDKKHLFGLRLPSDWLATAEYSYGSGLPYTPSTYTTGKKANLILANSARYPMTTRTDLKVDKFWTLNRNLKLTTGVEIYNLFDKKNVRELYAETGNAHDASHKENQDAREDDNLGKDVDHNPRNYGSPRQIMLHFRLAF
- a CDS encoding right-handed parallel beta-helix repeat-containing protein, whose translation is MTKFFGSLGSLLLVGLLIGCTSPTSHKPEPPTPKRDGVPLDRTLTEIFPSATGKPWLIDSDWVIGPDDVVRIHEGTEFIFDINPSDTIGPVWVDVQGQLIADGSPDAPIIFTTAFVDKDRGHWRGFKLRNPDPARGSVFEHCVFEYGAYFDVDTVSDRGTDAQLYRGMLSIINSSPRIERCVVYYNQNNAVFISGQNARPTIRFNIFTENDASAVRADTLVDLDEIVLAYNDVADNSAIAFLMGYDSTRFGKFTQVNSNLDSCDQFFNVEISPLFVDAPNGDFGLQPCSPAIDAGPTDSPQFNDADGTRADMGISPYLQSPGELRGVLAGTDIVLDPAVAYRMSCDLRVNFGQTLTIPAGTTIEINDVYDIEAFGRIRCMGTADNPVRFWRQGGTNSWGTMTIHEVDSMQRRPAPWTFPSEFRYTEFVNYQSINIEKPGAVFEACKFERGFFYGAWVNLPSKNIEDSVNFSYCDFLECGAFGLVIAESPAGVRNCKVVHAKGRGITVWKGGDKVAISNCIVDACSTSGIVIEVHAHPLILNNSIRDCGYYGLQITDQSRPVVMNTIVVNSARYGVYTYASALPYLDYNCFFNNYTLGNQNLNFGPPESGGDTLDSFNDVTDNPLLGADFQLGAGSPAIDAGNPEAPYNDVDASRNDMGAFGGPQGGRVGRFSLPRNPHTLAAK
- a CDS encoding PorV/PorQ family protein, which codes for MMRWTSLALLAALCLLPEFGWAQAKVGTAGVQFLKISPSCRAVGMGEAYVAVANDASAIFHNPGALARIAEPHATLSYIDYAAGLQYGYIGMSQPMKKLNGTVAASVVYLTTDEMEETTSLQPQGTGRTFTAGDMAVGLSYSQQLTNKFSVGGTLKVINESLADKSATGWGADLGTYYYTGWRSVRLAMLTSNFGPDMNFVDNPFPLPMNFTFGMAGYIMNSGPRDFWTGSDSVGCHAVLLSGAWSHPNDNLEVYNVGLEYGFANSAFLRFGKKINGLTRKGWDEYQRKIEAGEDATSENPFYEYPLFSKTGKFFQNGASVGAGLKFDKIGLTIDYAFNGIAYLDNIHRFSLGYRFNRPLF